The window GGAGGCCCCGGAATGCGGCCCCGAGTACTGGTGTGGGCGCGCCGTGCGGCGGCGCTGGGGTGGAGCCTGGCGGTGCTGACGGGGTGCGCCGGCGGGGGCGGTCCGGCGGCCGGCCCGGCCCAGGACGCGGCGGCCCCGGGGCACACGGCCCCGCCGGCCCCCTCCCGGGCGGCGATCACCGCGCTGCCCGCCGACGGCGCCGAGGACGTCCCGCCGGACGGCGCGGTCCGGGTCTCGGTGGCCCAGGGCCGGCTGGTCTCCGTCCGGCTGGCCGACGCGAAGGGCACCGAGGTGGCCGGGACGCTCTCCCCGGACGGTGCGAGCTGGGCGCCGAACGGCCCGCTGCCGCTCGGCACCGCGTACACCCTGGACTCGGTGGCCGAGGACGACCAGGGCCAGAAGGCGAACCAGCACACGGACTTCTCGACGGTGGCCCGGGCGCACACCTTCGTCGCCTTCTTCACCCCGGAGGACGGCTCCACGGTCGGCGTCGGCATGCCCGTCTCGCTGCGCTTCAGCCGCCCGATCACCGACCGGGCGGCCGTCGAGCGGGCGGTGACGGTGACGGCCGACCCGCCGGTGGAGCTGGCCGCGCACTGGTTCGGCACCCAGCGGCTGGACGTCCGGCCGAAGGCCTACTGGGCGGCCGGCACCAAGGTCGCGGTGGCGCTGCGGCTCAAGGACGTGCAGGGGGCGCCGGGCGCGTTCGGCACCCAGACCAGGGACGTCCGGTTCACCGTCGGCCGGGCCCAGGTCTCCACGGTGGACCTGGACGCCCACACCCTGACCGTGCGGGCCGGGGCGGGCGGCAAGGTGGTGCGCACGCTCAAGGTGTCCGGCGGGGACCCGAAGCACACCACCTACCGGGGCGTGCTGGTGGTCTCCGAGAAGTACCGCACGACCAGGATGAACTCGCAGACCGTCGGGATGGGCGACGAGTACGACATCAAGGACGTCCCGCACGCGATGCGGCTGACCACCTCCGGCACCTTCATCCACGGC of the Kitasatospora sp. NBC_01246 genome contains:
- a CDS encoding L,D-transpeptidase, with protein sequence MRPRVLVWARRAAALGWSLAVLTGCAGGGGPAAGPAQDAAAPGHTAPPAPSRAAITALPADGAEDVPPDGAVRVSVAQGRLVSVRLADAKGTEVAGTLSPDGASWAPNGPLPLGTAYTLDSVAEDDQGQKANQHTDFSTVARAHTFVAFFTPEDGSTVGVGMPVSLRFSRPITDRAAVERAVTVTADPPVELAAHWFGTQRLDVRPKAYWAAGTKVAVALRLKDVQGAPGAFGTQTRDVRFTVGRAQVSTVDLDAHTLTVRAGAGGKVVRTLKVSGGDPKHTTYRGVLVVSEKYRTTRMNSQTVGMGDEYDIKDVPHAMRLTTSGTFIHGNYWADPAVFGTANTSHGCIGLADAKGGTSKDTPAGWLFEHTIPGDVIEVKAATGDAVPPSNGFNGWNLPWAQWVAGSAIER